From the genome of Marixanthomonas ophiurae, one region includes:
- a CDS encoding homogentisate 1,2-dioxygenase: MPFYHKLGKIPHKRHTQFRKPDGSLYSEQLFGTIGFDGMSTNSYHEHRPTQVKEIAKQYSVAPKIAKHNNMQSYKFKGFNVQPEKDYLQSRKTVLTNSDCSIILAAPQESQRDYFYKNTDADELIFIHKGSGKLRTHLGNLDFKYGDYLLVPRGIIYKIDFDTDDNRLFIVESRRPIYTPKRYRNWFGQLLEHSPYCERDLRRPQELETHDEKGDFLIKIKKQDDIFEMTYATHPFDVVGYDGYNYPYAFSIHDFEPITGRIHQPPPVHQTFETDAFVVCSFVPRLYDYHPESIPAPYNHSNIDSDEVLYYVDGDFMSRNDIDAGYISLHPAGIPHGPHPGATERSIGKEKTGELAVMVDTFKPLKVTEDALKLADGTYYQSWLEHD, encoded by the coding sequence ATGCCATTCTATCATAAATTAGGAAAAATACCTCATAAACGACATACACAATTCCGTAAACCAGACGGGAGTCTATATTCAGAACAACTCTTCGGAACCATTGGTTTTGATGGTATGTCCACTAATAGTTACCACGAACATCGCCCTACTCAAGTTAAAGAAATAGCGAAACAATACAGCGTTGCACCTAAAATTGCGAAGCATAATAATATGCAGTCGTATAAATTTAAGGGATTTAATGTGCAACCTGAAAAGGATTACTTACAAAGTCGAAAAACAGTATTGACAAACAGTGATTGTAGTATTATTCTTGCCGCACCACAAGAATCGCAAAGAGATTATTTTTATAAAAATACAGATGCTGATGAGCTAATTTTTATTCATAAAGGCAGTGGAAAGCTACGGACGCATTTAGGAAATTTGGATTTTAAGTATGGGGATTATCTATTAGTGCCTCGTGGCATTATCTATAAAATAGATTTTGATACAGATGACAACCGCTTGTTTATTGTAGAATCTAGAAGGCCTATTTACACTCCAAAACGCTATAGAAATTGGTTTGGGCAATTATTAGAGCATTCCCCATATTGCGAACGCGACTTACGCAGACCGCAAGAATTGGAAACTCACGATGAAAAAGGCGACTTTTTAATAAAAATAAAAAAGCAGGATGATATTTTTGAAATGACCTACGCCACTCATCCCTTTGATGTAGTAGGCTACGATGGTTATAATTATCCGTATGCCTTTTCTATTCACGATTTTGAACCTATTACCGGACGTATTCACCAACCACCACCAGTACATCAAACCTTTGAAACCGATGCTTTTGTAGTATGTAGTTTTGTACCTCGATTATATGATTATCATCCGGAATCTATTCCGGCACCGTATAATCACAGTAATATTGATAGTGATGAGGTGTTGTATTATGTAGATGGTGATTTTATGAGTCGTAACGATATTGATGCAGGTTACATTTCATTACACCCGGCAGGAATACCCCATGGCCCACATCCGGGAGCGACTGAGCGTAGTATTGGGAAAGAAAAAACAGGCGAATTAGCTGTTATGGTCGATACATTTAAACCGCTTAAGGTAACCGAAGATGCTTTAAAGCTAGCCGATGGCACGTATTACCAATCTTGGTTAGAACATGACTAA
- the hppD gene encoding 4-hydroxyphenylpyruvate dioxygenase: MSKDIKSVDYGLEKIFEGAQDFLPLLGTDYVEFYVGNAKQAAHFYKTAFGFQSYAYKGLETGSKDSVSYVLKQDKIRLVLTTPLSSKNPINDHIVKHGDGVKVVALWVEDARKSFEETTKRGAKPFMEPTVEKDEHGEVVRAGIYTYGETVHMFVERKNYNGTFMPGFREWNPDYNPEPVGLKYIDHMVGNVGWNEMNTWVKWYEDVMGFVNFLSFDDKQIHTEYSALMSKVMSNGNGRIKFPINEPAEGKKKSQIEEYLDFYEGPGVQHIAVATDDIITTVSKLRERGVEFLSIPPEEYYNAVPARLKEFEHELKEDIEKLMSLGIMIDADEEGYLLQIFTKPVEDRPTLFFEIIQRMGARGFGAGNFKALFESIEREQASRGTL; encoded by the coding sequence ATGAGTAAAGACATAAAATCAGTAGATTACGGATTAGAGAAAATATTCGAGGGAGCACAAGATTTTCTTCCTCTATTAGGGACGGACTATGTAGAGTTTTACGTAGGAAATGCCAAACAAGCAGCTCATTTTTACAAAACTGCTTTTGGTTTTCAATCATACGCCTATAAAGGTTTGGAAACAGGTAGTAAAGACAGTGTTTCGTATGTGCTTAAACAAGATAAAATTCGTTTAGTGCTTACAACACCTTTAAGTTCAAAAAATCCAATTAATGACCATATTGTTAAACACGGTGATGGTGTAAAAGTGGTGGCACTTTGGGTAGAAGATGCTCGAAAGTCTTTTGAAGAAACCACTAAACGCGGTGCAAAACCATTTATGGAACCTACAGTTGAGAAAGACGAACATGGCGAAGTGGTACGGGCCGGAATTTACACATATGGAGAAACTGTACATATGTTTGTAGAGCGTAAAAACTACAACGGAACTTTTATGCCAGGTTTTAGAGAGTGGAACCCAGATTACAATCCAGAACCCGTTGGTCTTAAATACATAGACCATATGGTTGGTAATGTAGGCTGGAACGAGATGAACACTTGGGTAAAATGGTACGAAGACGTGATGGGCTTTGTGAATTTCCTTTCATTTGACGATAAACAAATTCACACCGAATATTCTGCCTTAATGAGTAAAGTGATGAGTAATGGGAATGGAAGAATTAAATTTCCCATTAACGAACCAGCCGAAGGAAAGAAAAAATCACAAATAGAAGAATATTTAGATTTTTATGAAGGACCAGGCGTTCAGCACATCGCAGTTGCTACCGACGATATTATCACAACGGTTTCCAAATTACGAGAGCGCGGTGTGGAGTTTTTATCCATTCCTCCAGAAGAATATTACAATGCTGTACCTGCTCGGTTAAAAGAATTTGAGCACGAATTAAAAGAAGACATCGAAAAATTAATGAGTTTAGGTATTATGATCGATGCAGATGAAGAAGGGTATTTATTGCAAATTTTCACAAAACCTGTAGAAGATAGGCCAACTTTATTTTTCGAAATTATACAGCGTATGGGTGCTAGAGGATTTGGCGCTGGTAACTTTAAAGCGTTATTCGAGTCTATAGAACGTGAACAAGCATCAAGAGGAACCTTGTAA
- a CDS encoding patatin-like phospholipase family protein, whose amino-acid sequence MKQILIILCMLLSGILFSQEKENQEDLKVGVVLSGGGAKGLAHIGALKVIEEAGIRVDYIGGTSMGAIVGALYASGYSAKQLDSIFNMVDFNTLIQDDIPRSAKTFYEKDESEKYAISLPFDDFKVGFPSGLSKGQNVYNLLSKLTLHVSDIEDFSKLPIPFFCVATNVETGKEVLLDKGYLPRAITASGALPSLFSPVIINDTVMVDGGVVNNYPVDEVRNKGADIVIGVDVQDSLKGRKMLKSAFDVLVQINNYRTIEDMAEKRGRTDIYINPNIKDFSVVSFNDGKKIIESGEIEANRLRDQLDSVASRQKTHKKQKVDFFSKNSIFIQSVSIKGNENYTRAYVLGKLKLKVPAKISYDRFNEGVNNLSATGNFQDINYRLETNEDNTYDLIFNLRENESKMLMRLGAHYDDLYGTAALMNVTRKRIFTNNDIASLDFVVGDNIRYDFNYYIDKGFYWSIGLNSQYTFFDKDVDIDFLSPELPPEENSQINKLELEYSDLTNRIFVETLFRRSFLLGAGIEHKWLRYLSETIGIDEDGIPRTVFESTNYFSTYGYLRYDTFNNSFFPNDGFYFNGDFHLYILGEGRNTGFDQFSIAQAKVGYAQSFSSKLSAVITTEGGFKIGDDSTHSLDFFLGGYGYRPINNIKQFYGYEGLSLRGDTYLKSSLTLDYEFFRKNHINIAVNIANVGDDLLTDGKWIDGIDYSGFALGYGMETFLGPLEVKWAFSPERDESEWHIAAGFRF is encoded by the coding sequence ATGAAGCAGATATTAATCATACTATGCATGTTACTTTCAGGCATTCTTTTTTCTCAAGAGAAAGAGAACCAAGAAGACCTAAAAGTCGGTGTGGTCCTTAGCGGGGGTGGCGCAAAAGGCTTGGCACATATTGGTGCGTTAAAAGTAATTGAAGAAGCAGGTATTCGGGTAGATTACATTGGAGGAACGAGTATGGGGGCGATCGTAGGGGCTTTGTATGCATCGGGGTATTCAGCAAAACAATTAGACTCTATTTTTAATATGGTCGATTTTAATACGTTAATTCAGGATGATATTCCACGAAGTGCTAAAACTTTTTACGAAAAAGATGAATCTGAAAAATACGCCATTAGTTTACCGTTTGATGATTTTAAAGTAGGATTTCCCTCAGGGCTTTCAAAAGGACAGAATGTATATAATCTACTCTCAAAGTTAACCCTTCATGTGAGTGATATTGAAGATTTTAGTAAACTTCCTATTCCATTTTTTTGTGTGGCCACCAATGTGGAAACTGGTAAAGAAGTGTTATTAGACAAAGGGTATTTACCTAGAGCCATTACCGCAAGTGGAGCCTTGCCTTCTTTATTTTCACCAGTAATAATAAACGATACGGTCATGGTCGATGGTGGTGTGGTTAACAATTATCCAGTAGATGAGGTGCGAAATAAAGGGGCAGATATTGTAATTGGTGTAGATGTTCAAGACAGTTTGAAAGGCCGAAAAATGCTAAAATCGGCATTTGATGTATTGGTACAAATAAATAATTATCGCACCATCGAAGATATGGCAGAGAAAAGAGGGCGGACGGATATTTATATTAATCCGAATATTAAAGACTTTTCGGTGGTTTCATTTAATGATGGAAAAAAAATAATCGAATCAGGAGAGATTGAAGCTAATAGGTTAAGAGATCAATTAGATAGTGTGGCTTCTCGTCAAAAAACACATAAAAAGCAAAAGGTAGATTTTTTCAGTAAAAACTCCATTTTTATTCAATCGGTTAGTATTAAAGGTAACGAAAATTATACCCGCGCATATGTTTTAGGAAAACTAAAACTAAAAGTGCCTGCAAAAATAAGCTATGACCGTTTTAACGAAGGAGTTAACAATCTATCGGCGACAGGCAATTTTCAAGATATAAATTATCGATTGGAGACTAATGAAGATAATACCTATGACCTTATTTTTAATTTACGGGAAAACGAATCTAAAATGCTGATGCGTTTGGGCGCTCATTATGACGATTTATACGGCACAGCAGCATTAATGAATGTAACTCGAAAAAGAATATTTACCAATAACGATATTGCTTCATTAGATTTTGTGGTAGGTGATAACATTAGGTACGATTTCAACTATTATATTGACAAAGGATTTTACTGGAGCATTGGTTTAAATTCTCAGTATACTTTTTTTGATAAAGATGTAGACATTGATTTCCTTTCTCCAGAATTACCCCCGGAAGAAAATTCACAAATAAATAAATTAGAGCTCGAGTATAGTGATTTAACCAATCGTATATTCGTAGAAACACTTTTTAGAAGAAGTTTTTTGTTAGGTGCGGGAATAGAGCATAAATGGTTGCGATATCTTTCTGAAACCATAGGTATTGATGAAGACGGTATTCCTCGAACTGTTTTTGAAAGTACAAACTATTTTAGCACATACGGATACCTTCGTTACGATACGTTTAACAATAGCTTTTTCCCGAATGATGGATTTTACTTCAATGGAGATTTTCATTTATATATTTTGGGCGAGGGCAGAAACACAGGTTTCGATCAGTTTTCAATCGCTCAAGCAAAAGTTGGCTATGCACAGTCTTTTTCAAGCAAACTTTCGGCAGTGATTACCACAGAAGGCGGTTTTAAAATAGGGGATGATTCAACTCACTCATTAGATTTTTTCTTAGGCGGATATGGATATAGACCTATAAATAATATAAAACAATTTTATGGGTATGAAGGTTTGAGCCTTCGTGGCGACACCTATTTAAAATCTTCTTTGACGTTAGATTATGAATTTTTTAGAAAAAACCACATCAACATAGCAGTTAATATTGCCAATGTAGGCGATGATCTTTTAACCGATGGAAAATGGATAGACGGCATTGACTATAGTGGTTTTGCTTTAGGGTATGGTATGGAAACCTTTTTAGGTCCCCTTGAAGTGAAATGGGCTTTTTCGCCGGAACGGGATGAAAGCGAATGGCATATTGCAGCAGGGTTTAGGTTTTAG
- a CDS encoding TonB-dependent receptor translates to MKKLFLFTFLLIGFAAFSQGTISGKVLDGNTNEPLLGANVVETGANNGTTTDFDGNFSLKVSENSGSVNITYVGYETQNISYTLSNGSANLKTIVLMPDDNALSEVVITAAGVLDIAKDRKTPVAVSTIGAEQIQQKLGSQEFPEILSNTPSIYATKQGGGFGDARINIRGFDTQNSAVMINGVPVNDMENGQVYWSNWAGLSDVASAIQVQRGLGSSKLAISSVGGTINVITKSSERKEGGFFSGAVGNNDYLKNVVSYSTGLSENGWSGSFLFSRTAGDGYINGGKFEGYNYFAAIGYKPNEDHSLEFTVTGAPQWHHQRSRGIAISEYLKYGNDGEPNIKYNDEWGYKNGKEFSFRRNFYHKPVLNLTWDWDITDATKLTTTTYASFGRGGGTGEIGEIQGARQFQLNRTSDGLIRVDDIIRYNSGGSVQGLVGEDLTRVIQRDQVNGLYLNNSDINDNADNTNGITRRASINSHNWYGVLANLKTELNENLVLDFGVDLRTYTGFHYRRVNDRLGADAYQQTDDRNNPIGEGETNIFYETYDADQPWWVFGDIDDEEKIDYYNTGLVNWVGAFGQLEYTIGEDITTFVQGSLANQGFAREEFFGETPPEKTDYENILGGNIKGGVNWNIDDNHNVFANGGYYSKQPLFDAVYINFGNNLNPDLQNEKIVGIEAGYGYRSRKLRANVNVYRTSWADRFESVGATFNQGEPDEVRGTANITGITQVHMGVEADFRYKLTNTVTLRGMLSVADWQYQDDVTAAYFDNDQSPIIVGGVPQVETLELDGVKVGDAAQFTTSLGADVNILDNLSVDANYRFHDNLYADFDATSVGPEGALKLPSYGLLDAGLSFNVPFVNDERVEFRLNINNVLDETYISESDTNVFAEAGDSTYDGISTQNRVFFGFGRTWNASVRFNF, encoded by the coding sequence ATGAAAAAATTATTTTTATTTACTTTCCTTTTGATAGGCTTTGCTGCCTTTTCGCAAGGGACTATTTCGGGAAAAGTATTAGATGGAAATACAAACGAACCTCTTTTAGGGGCCAATGTTGTAGAAACAGGAGCCAATAATGGAACGACTACCGATTTTGACGGTAACTTCTCTTTGAAAGTTTCTGAAAATTCTGGAAGTGTTAACATTACTTATGTAGGTTATGAAACTCAAAATATTTCATATACTTTAAGTAATGGTTCAGCCAATCTTAAAACAATCGTATTAATGCCTGATGACAATGCATTGTCTGAAGTTGTAATTACAGCTGCTGGGGTATTAGATATTGCAAAAGACAGAAAAACACCTGTTGCTGTTTCAACAATTGGAGCTGAACAAATTCAGCAGAAGCTAGGGTCTCAGGAATTTCCTGAAATTTTAAGCAACACTCCTTCTATTTATGCTACTAAGCAAGGTGGTGGGTTTGGAGATGCTCGTATTAACATTCGTGGTTTCGATACACAAAACTCTGCTGTAATGATTAACGGGGTTCCTGTTAATGATATGGAAAACGGACAAGTATATTGGAGTAACTGGGCTGGTTTGTCTGATGTTGCTTCGGCAATACAAGTACAACGTGGTTTAGGTTCTTCAAAGCTGGCTATTTCTTCAGTTGGAGGTACTATTAATGTAATTACTAAATCTTCAGAACGTAAAGAAGGTGGTTTCTTTTCAGGTGCTGTAGGGAATAATGATTACTTAAAAAATGTTGTGTCTTACTCAACTGGTTTAAGTGAAAATGGTTGGTCTGGATCATTCCTTTTCAGTAGAACTGCTGGTGATGGTTATATTAACGGAGGAAAATTTGAAGGATACAACTATTTTGCTGCGATAGGTTATAAGCCTAATGAAGATCACTCTTTAGAGTTTACAGTAACTGGAGCACCACAGTGGCACCACCAACGTTCTAGAGGTATTGCAATAAGTGAATACCTAAAGTATGGTAACGATGGAGAGCCGAATATAAAATATAACGATGAATGGGGATATAAAAATGGAAAAGAATTTTCATTTAGAAGAAACTTCTACCACAAGCCTGTATTAAACCTTACTTGGGACTGGGATATAACTGATGCAACAAAATTAACGACTACTACCTATGCTTCATTTGGCCGTGGTGGTGGAACCGGAGAAATTGGTGAGATACAAGGAGCTAGACAGTTTCAATTGAATAGAACTAGTGATGGATTAATTAGAGTAGATGATATCATTCGTTATAATAGTGGTGGTTCAGTACAAGGATTAGTAGGAGAGGATCTTACTAGAGTAATTCAAAGAGATCAAGTAAACGGTCTATACTTAAATAATAGCGATATAAACGATAATGCCGATAATACGAATGGTATTACTCGTCGAGCTTCTATTAATTCACATAACTGGTACGGTGTATTAGCTAACTTAAAAACTGAACTAAATGAAAATCTTGTGTTAGATTTTGGTGTTGACTTAAGAACCTACACAGGTTTTCACTACAGAAGGGTTAATGACCGCCTAGGTGCTGATGCATACCAGCAAACCGATGATAGAAACAATCCTATAGGAGAGGGCGAAACAAATATTTTCTATGAAACCTATGATGCAGATCAACCTTGGTGGGTATTTGGAGATATCGACGATGAAGAAAAAATTGACTACTATAATACAGGTCTAGTTAATTGGGTAGGTGCATTTGGTCAATTAGAATATACCATAGGTGAGGATATAACAACTTTTGTACAAGGATCTTTAGCAAACCAAGGATTTGCTCGTGAAGAATTTTTCGGGGAAACACCTCCAGAGAAAACTGATTATGAGAACATCTTAGGTGGAAATATAAAAGGTGGTGTTAACTGGAATATTGATGACAACCATAATGTTTTTGCTAATGGAGGTTACTACTCTAAACAACCTTTATTTGATGCTGTATATATAAACTTTGGAAATAACCTAAACCCAGACTTACAAAACGAAAAGATAGTAGGTATAGAAGCAGGATATGGTTACAGAAGCAGAAAGTTAAGAGCCAATGTAAATGTGTACAGAACAAGCTGGGCAGATAGATTTGAATCAGTTGGAGCTACCTTTAACCAAGGTGAACCAGATGAAGTAAGAGGTACTGCTAACATTACAGGTATTACTCAAGTCCATATGGGTGTTGAAGCAGATTTCAGATATAAATTGACAAATACTGTTACATTACGAGGAATGCTTTCTGTAGCAGATTGGCAATATCAGGATGATGTAACGGCAGCTTATTTTGACAATGACCAATCTCCAATTATTGTTGGAGGAGTGCCACAAGTAGAAACATTGGAATTAGATGGTGTAAAAGTAGGTGATGCTGCACAGTTTACAACATCATTAGGAGCAGATGTAAATATCTTAGATAATTTAAGTGTAGATGCAAACTACAGATTCCACGATAATTTATATGCAGACTTTGACGCTACATCTGTAGGACCAGAAGGAGCGCTTAAATTACCATCTTATGGTTTATTAGATGCAGGTTTGTCTTTTAACGTTCCTTTCGTAAATGATGAAAGAGTTGAGTTTAGATTAAACATCAACAACGTTCTTGACGAAACTTATATTTCAGAATCTGATACAAATGTTTTTGCTGAAGCAGGAGACAGTACTTACGATGGTATATCAACTCAAAACCGCGTATTCTTCGGATTTGGAAGAACATGGAACGCAAGTGTTCGTTTTAACTTCTAA
- a CDS encoding M23 family metallopeptidase: MKKILVMFLPVLLLIACESGNKDLAEAVEIEKAPELIKEYGYILNDYNIIRDTIQSGDTFGDILDAHGVPQDKIFKVATKFKDSFDVRKIVVGKPYVLLNSKDSLNTTQVFIYENNKVDYSVVDFRDDLSSYTGEKPVTYVEKSAGGIIESSLSQTMADADLSPYMTDKLSNIYAWTVNFFHLQKGDRFKVVYTEKFINDTIPAGLGEIKAAYFEHRGTPLYAFNYETKLDSTTVMDYYDEQADNLRRAFLKAPVQFSRISSRYNLNRRIAYYGYKLRPHKGTDFAAPLGTPILATADGTVTKSEYRGGNGNYVKIRHNSTYETQYLHMKKRNVRVGNYVRQGDVIGWIGMTGNTGGPHVCYRFWKNGKQVDPFKQDLPMSKPLEEKYKEDYISFMTPLKTQLDCIEY, translated from the coding sequence TTGAAGAAAATACTAGTAATGTTTTTGCCCGTTTTGCTTTTAATAGCTTGCGAATCTGGCAATAAAGACTTAGCCGAAGCTGTAGAAATAGAAAAGGCCCCTGAATTAATTAAAGAATACGGTTATATTTTAAATGATTATAATATAATAAGGGATACAATTCAGTCTGGTGACACCTTCGGGGATATTCTTGATGCTCATGGAGTTCCACAGGATAAAATTTTTAAAGTAGCTACTAAGTTTAAAGACAGTTTTGATGTCCGTAAAATAGTAGTAGGCAAACCGTATGTACTTCTCAATTCAAAAGACTCATTAAATACCACACAGGTTTTTATCTACGAAAATAATAAAGTGGACTATTCGGTGGTCGATTTTAGGGATGACCTATCGAGTTATACTGGCGAAAAACCTGTCACGTATGTTGAAAAGTCTGCAGGTGGAATCATTGAAAGTTCCTTGTCGCAAACTATGGCAGATGCAGATTTAAGTCCGTATATGACCGATAAGCTATCTAATATTTATGCGTGGACTGTTAACTTTTTTCATCTTCAAAAAGGAGATCGTTTTAAAGTTGTTTATACTGAAAAATTTATTAATGATACTATTCCTGCTGGTTTGGGAGAAATTAAAGCAGCCTATTTTGAACACCGAGGCACACCATTGTATGCTTTTAATTACGAAACGAAATTGGATAGCACAACAGTAATGGATTATTATGACGAGCAAGCAGATAACCTACGTCGTGCTTTTTTAAAAGCACCGGTACAGTTTAGTAGAATTTCTTCCCGTTACAATCTTAATAGAAGGATTGCTTATTATGGGTATAAGTTACGTCCACATAAAGGGACGGATTTTGCTGCACCATTAGGTACTCCAATTTTGGCAACAGCAGATGGTACTGTTACAAAATCTGAATATCGCGGTGGAAATGGCAATTATGTAAAAATTCGTCATAACAGCACCTACGAAACCCAATATCTCCACATGAAAAAACGTAATGTACGCGTGGGCAATTATGTACGCCAGGGCGATGTAATTGGCTGGATTGGGATGACCGGAAATACAGGAGGTCCTCATGTTTGCTATCGTTTTTGGAAAAATGGTAAGCAAGTAGATCCTTTTAAACAAGACTTACCCATGTCGAAACCTTTAGAGGAAAAATATAAAGAAGATTACATCTCATTTATGACGCCTTTAAAGACTCAATTAGACTGTATTGAATATTGA
- a CDS encoding DUF3108 domain-containing protein translates to MKYLFSLLFLCTSFVLLAQDKAYGDGEWFKFRVHYGFVTAGYATLEVDNAKLEGREVYHVKGKGRTVGLSKVFFNVEDDYQSYIDKEKDIPYRFIRKIDEGGHTKDIQIDFDHATGIAHINNKKHKKKEVVSFPKNAQDMVSAFYYLRNNLDASNIQKGETIDMDMFFDKENYKFRLKFLGREVLDTKFGKVPCLIFRPYVQAGRVFKEKESLTVWVTDDDNKMPMLIKADLAVGSLKASLSEFKGLKHSFKIIMD, encoded by the coding sequence ATGAAATACCTATTTTCTCTTCTGTTTTTATGTACTTCTTTTGTGTTACTGGCACAAGACAAGGCCTATGGCGATGGTGAATGGTTCAAATTTCGGGTGCATTATGGCTTTGTTACTGCAGGTTATGCAACCCTTGAAGTTGATAATGCCAAATTGGAAGGTAGAGAAGTGTATCATGTAAAAGGAAAAGGAAGAACTGTAGGGCTTTCAAAAGTGTTTTTTAATGTAGAAGATGATTATCAATCTTATATAGATAAAGAAAAAGATATTCCATACCGTTTCATTAGGAAAATAGATGAAGGAGGACATACCAAAGACATTCAGATAGATTTTGACCACGCAACAGGAATTGCACATATAAATAATAAAAAGCACAAAAAAAAAGAGGTAGTTTCATTTCCTAAAAATGCACAAGATATGGTTTCGGCCTTTTACTACTTGCGTAATAATTTAGATGCAAGTAATATACAGAAAGGTGAAACAATAGACATGGATATGTTTTTTGATAAAGAAAACTATAAATTCCGTTTAAAATTTTTAGGCAGAGAAGTATTAGACACTAAATTTGGGAAAGTCCCTTGTTTAATATTTAGACCATATGTACAAGCAGGTCGTGTGTTTAAAGAGAAAGAAAGCCTTACTGTTTGGGTAACAGATGATGACAACAAGATGCCTATGCTTATAAAAGCTGATTTAGCTGTTGGATCTTTAAAAGCATCGCTTTCAGAATTTAAAGGCCTCAAACATTCCTTTAAAATAATAATGGATTAA